One window of the Misgurnus anguillicaudatus chromosome 8, ASM2758022v2, whole genome shotgun sequence genome contains the following:
- the uts2r4 gene encoding urotensin-2 receptor: protein MSQTSNSSVAGGSSVGGGGVWVTPFLGATLVTMCILGVAGNLYTLVIMRSTTLRRAGSMYVFIINLALADLLYLGTIPFVVCTYFAHDWFFGELGCRLLLSLDLLTMHASVFVLVAMSLERYRAVATPFGARRSTIRGHWLMALGIWAAAFVLTFPMMVMIRLREGRPGAVGLVKRICFPTWTPEAFKAYLTALFVTSMLLPGLLMVGLYAGLARHYWAAQSSLAQRGTSGRRSSTSVRRRKLKLRVVGMIFCIVVVYWACFLPFWGWQMAKLFSSESLRSLSPAAHTYVNFFVTCLTYGNSCINPLLYTLLTRNYRDYLSQRGQSSCGSRGDQGSAVAINALQDRTG, encoded by the coding sequence ATGAGTCAAACGTCTAACAGCAGTGTGGCGGGGGGCAGCAGTGTGGGTGGTGGTGGTGTGTGGGTGACTCCATTCCTGGGCGCCACACTGGTAACCATGTGTATTTTGGGCGTGGCAGGAAACCTGTACACCCTGGTCATAATGCGCTCGACCACGTTACGGCGTGCCGGATCCATGTACGTCTTCATTATAAACCTGGCATTGGCCGACTTGCTCTACCTGGGCACCATCCCGTTTGTGGTGTGCACGTACTTCGCCCATGATTGGTTCTTTGGGGAATTGGGCTGCAGGCTGCTCTTGAGTCTGGATCTCCTCACCATGCACGCCAGTGTATTCGTCCTGGTCGCCATGAGTCTAGAGCGATACCGGGCCGTGGCGACCCCTTTCGGAGCGCGCCGTTCGACCATTCGCGGTCACTGGCTGATGGCGTTGGGCATCTGGGCAGCGGCGTTCGTCCTGACATTTCCCATGATGGTCATGATCCGTCTGAGAGAGGGGCGGCCGGGCGCGGTGGGGCTCGTCAAACGCATCTGCTTTCCCACGTGGACCCCCGAGGCATTCAAAGCTTATCTCACCGCCCTGTTCGTCACCAGCATGCTATTGCCCGGCCTGCTGATGGTGGGACTCTACGCCGGTCTTGCCCGACACTACTGGGCAGCACAGAGCAGCCTGGCCCAGCGAGGGACGAGCGGAAGACGATCTTCGACGTCCGTGCGGAGACGGAAACTGAAGCTCAGAGTTGTGGGAATGATCTTCTGTATTGTGGTGGTGTactgggcgtgtttcctgccttTCTGGGGTTGGCAGATGGCAAAGCTCTTTTCGTCCGAATCTCTGCGTTCGCTGTCGCCTGCCGCTCACACGTACGTCAACTTCTTCGTTACCTGCCTGACGTACGGCAACAGCTGCATCAACCCGCTGCTCTACACGCTGCTGACGCGTAACTACCGGGACTACCTGAGCCAGAGAGGTCAGTCCTCGTGTGGGAGTCGAGGTGATCAGGGTTCGGCTGTGGCAATCAATGCCCTCCAGGATCGTACAGGCTGA